In Paenibacillus sp. 1781tsa1, one DNA window encodes the following:
- a CDS encoding GbsR/MarR family transcriptional regulator yields MGLDHLQEEQQASVLKIRKRVIEAIGRNMDLYGVTLSTGHLYGLLFFADKPMTLDDMGREMEMSKTSMSTGVRTLLDLKMVNKVWSKGSRKDLYEVEYDWHQTFTDYFAIKWRKAVESNLQVLRKSIEEMNRLVEDLDEEADAELIHILMEDKHKILQAEAYYKWLDRLIDTMENEEIYKLVPKEEIKEHS; encoded by the coding sequence ATGGGCTTGGACCATTTACAAGAGGAACAGCAGGCATCCGTGCTGAAGATTCGTAAGCGTGTCATCGAAGCCATTGGACGTAATATGGATCTTTACGGCGTTACGCTGTCTACGGGACACTTATATGGATTGCTATTTTTTGCAGACAAACCAATGACCCTTGACGATATGGGACGGGAAATGGAAATGAGCAAAACGAGTATGAGTACAGGTGTACGAACACTGCTGGATTTGAAGATGGTGAATAAAGTGTGGAGCAAGGGCTCCAGGAAAGACCTATATGAAGTGGAATATGACTGGCATCAGACGTTTACGGATTATTTTGCCATTAAATGGAGAAAAGCCGTGGAGAGTAATCTGCAGGTTCTGCGAAAATCAATTGAAGAAATGAATCGGTTAGTCGAAGATCTGGATGAAGAGGCGGATGCTGAACTGATCCACATCCTGATGGAAGACAAACATAAGATTTTGCAAGCGGAAGCATACTACAAATGGTTGGATCGGTTAATCGATACCATGGAAAATGAAGAGATATATAAGCTTGTTCCAAAAGAAGAGATCAAGGAACACTCATAA
- a CDS encoding MurR/RpiR family transcriptional regulator, whose amino-acid sequence MESKLLQKLKYTPQLTTQEKHIVDYILNNPEVVFDSTAHELAQQTYTSSSTIVRLCKKLGTKGYPDFQLKLALEYQQIPSALQTLNCPIAEQGNVLAAIDSVPYLYQQALEDTRRMLNAPILLRISNWVKESGRIDIYGSDMNYYLAQQACAKWNELGISAIAHNSPNMHYLNTINPNSLTLSFVISHTGENQSMIEAAKVLSNKQMKVIAVTGKNHSTLSKHCDETLLAYGYNEQLRLSKMSSMVSVLYIFDMLYMSSISDTY is encoded by the coding sequence ATGGAATCCAAACTGCTTCAAAAATTAAAATATACTCCACAATTAACGACACAGGAGAAGCATATCGTGGACTACATCCTGAACAACCCCGAAGTTGTATTTGATTCTACAGCCCATGAACTGGCTCAGCAAACCTATACAAGCTCGTCTACCATTGTTCGTCTATGCAAAAAGCTGGGTACCAAGGGGTACCCAGACTTTCAGTTAAAACTTGCTCTTGAATATCAACAGATACCTTCCGCGTTGCAGACGCTGAATTGTCCAATTGCAGAACAAGGCAACGTGCTTGCTGCCATCGACTCGGTTCCTTACCTGTATCAGCAGGCGCTGGAGGATACACGCCGGATGTTAAATGCTCCTATTTTGCTACGAATCTCTAACTGGGTCAAAGAATCTGGACGCATCGATATCTATGGCAGTGATATGAACTATTATCTAGCGCAACAGGCTTGTGCCAAGTGGAATGAACTCGGTATATCTGCGATTGCTCACAATAGTCCCAACATGCATTATTTGAACACGATCAATCCCAACAGCCTGACGTTGTCTTTTGTTATCTCGCACACAGGTGAGAACCAATCCATGATTGAAGCCGCCAAAGTACTGAGCAACAAACAGATGAAAGTCATTGCGGTCACAGGCAAAAACCATTCAACCCTGTCCAAACATTGTGATGAAACGTTACTGGCATATGGATACAATGAACAATTAAGGCTGTCCAAAATGTCTTCGATGGTTTCTGTACTTTATATTTTCGACATGTTGTACATGAGCAGCATTAGTGACACGTATTAA
- a CDS encoding helix-turn-helix domain-containing protein has translation MTEQFPFIAETSSLPLLSSMCRVRRGENFRVQGMTVSRPMLCLILQGDGVLVLNDTVYTAQAGSLFVLKPDTTIEAAARSNVTEFILLSMDTVRLQQVRGEWKMTSSPDFPLDWQTGRLLVRHEQQAVSRLEQLYETYRGCQPNHFISIHSQLHELLQFLSENRLEANHEKVDPALERSIMYMRRYMSEGISMDQLAKIAGLTPSSYSRSFKKAKGMSPTDYLNRLRIDEAKKQLSAEPCVLKDVAVSVGYGNEYYFSRKFKQTLGIAPSVYMKKDQLRVATASIMGLHENLDSLGLRPVAVLEGVLDREPDEYEQERRLTRQLDQLRQAKPDLIIGDFYHKPYYDHLKSIAPTIILESTDDWKENHLRLAELVGREKQALLNFKELEFRKLEASLNLPSYFGQKRLALMEITNQFIRLQGTGEHPLNHLLYAELGILPAQLVSPDISRNDYAADSIPMLDTDYLLIHRASLQPASEKVFRRMKQTPSWNRSPAVLHGNVHDISDWQRLCWTPAGQMQILNELQQISQHSVAFPHAGLIGH, from the coding sequence ATGACTGAACAGTTTCCCTTCATTGCTGAAACCTCATCTCTACCGCTCCTCTCCTCCATGTGCCGTGTGCGTCGGGGGGAGAATTTCCGTGTGCAAGGCATGACGGTATCCCGGCCCATGCTCTGTCTTATTTTGCAAGGAGACGGTGTTCTGGTCCTGAATGATACAGTCTATACGGCTCAAGCGGGCAGCTTATTTGTACTGAAGCCAGATACAACCATTGAGGCCGCTGCACGCTCTAATGTGACTGAATTTATATTGCTAAGCATGGATACGGTTCGTTTGCAGCAAGTGCGAGGTGAGTGGAAAATGACCTCTTCACCTGACTTCCCGCTGGATTGGCAAACAGGCAGGTTGCTGGTTCGTCACGAACAGCAGGCTGTATCACGTTTGGAACAACTGTATGAAACCTATCGGGGCTGTCAGCCAAATCACTTTATCAGCATACATAGCCAATTACATGAACTACTGCAGTTTCTCTCGGAGAACCGGCTGGAAGCCAATCATGAGAAAGTAGACCCTGCTTTGGAACGCAGTATTATGTATATGCGACGCTACATGAGTGAAGGAATCAGCATGGATCAGCTTGCCAAGATCGCTGGTCTTACGCCCAGCTCCTATTCACGCAGTTTCAAGAAGGCCAAAGGCATGTCGCCGACCGATTATCTGAATCGTTTACGTATAGACGAAGCCAAAAAACAGTTGTCAGCGGAACCCTGTGTCCTCAAAGACGTCGCGGTATCTGTCGGGTATGGCAACGAGTATTATTTTAGCCGCAAATTCAAACAAACCTTGGGGATTGCTCCCAGCGTGTATATGAAAAAAGATCAACTTCGCGTAGCTACAGCATCCATCATGGGACTCCATGAGAATCTGGACTCGCTTGGACTGCGCCCGGTAGCTGTGCTTGAAGGAGTTCTTGACCGAGAACCGGATGAATATGAACAAGAACGCCGATTAACCAGACAATTAGATCAACTTCGGCAGGCGAAGCCCGATTTGATCATCGGGGACTTTTACCACAAGCCCTATTACGATCACCTGAAAAGTATTGCACCCACCATCATCTTGGAGTCCACGGATGACTGGAAAGAGAACCATCTTCGCCTAGCCGAACTGGTCGGACGTGAGAAGCAAGCGTTGCTGAACTTCAAGGAACTTGAGTTTCGCAAGCTCGAAGCAAGCCTGAACCTACCATCTTATTTCGGACAAAAACGGTTGGCGCTGATGGAGATTACGAATCAGTTCATCCGATTACAGGGGACTGGCGAGCATCCATTAAATCACTTGTTGTATGCTGAATTGGGAATCCTGCCTGCCCAACTTGTATCTCCCGACATCTCCCGGAATGATTATGCAGCAGATAGTATCCCCATGCTGGACACGGATTATCTGTTGATCCACCGTGCTTCGCTTCAGCCTGCCAGTGAAAAGGTGTTCCGGCGCATGAAGCAAACGCCATCCTGGAATCGTTCCCCTGCCGTGTTGCATGGTAATGTTCACGATATCTCAGATTGGCAACGGTTATGCTGGACTCCGGCTGGCCAAATGCAGATACTAAATGAACTGCAACAGATCTCACAGCATTCTGTAGCCTTTCCTCATGCAGGTCTGATTGGACATTAA
- a CDS encoding Gfo/Idh/MocA family oxidoreductase, translating into MLMNVAIIGFGNAVVNYHLPYLEKKENIKVKTIYRREEDRVGDTERELLYPEITFSTHIEDILQDDEIELMVVATHVDSHVEYAKLALEYGKHVLVEKPFASTSAEAKAIFELAKRKNLIAMANQNRRFDGDFLTLKKVMESGKLGNMVEIQSHYDYFHPHYTRSGFGLLHGLAVHTIDQLISIYGVADRIDYDVRSLIAPGESDDYIDIDFRYGRMKATIKCSLLVKIEHPKFIVHGDRGSFVKYSSGHQKKTGDGRTRVSIEAEPEDNWGTISYVDDEGTSHTEKVPSEATDYGILYDQLLQAIRHHGDKPVKDEEVLYVLDILHDGVEAAKRAK; encoded by the coding sequence ATGTTAATGAATGTGGCGATCATCGGATTTGGGAACGCAGTGGTGAATTATCATTTGCCTTATCTGGAGAAGAAAGAAAATATCAAGGTGAAAACGATATACCGTCGCGAGGAAGATCGGGTTGGCGATACAGAGCGTGAGCTACTTTATCCTGAGATTACTTTTTCGACCCATATCGAAGATATATTGCAGGACGATGAAATTGAATTGATGGTTGTCGCCACCCATGTGGATAGCCATGTAGAATACGCCAAGCTGGCATTAGAATACGGCAAACATGTGCTGGTCGAGAAACCTTTTGCCTCCACTTCTGCGGAAGCCAAAGCTATCTTTGAACTGGCCAAACGTAAAAATCTCATCGCCATGGCGAATCAAAATCGCAGATTTGATGGTGACTTCCTGACATTGAAAAAAGTGATGGAGAGTGGCAAACTGGGGAATATGGTTGAAATCCAGTCCCACTATGATTATTTTCACCCGCATTACACGAGAAGTGGATTCGGACTGCTGCATGGCTTGGCGGTGCATACCATCGATCAATTGATCTCCATATATGGAGTAGCTGACCGAATTGATTATGATGTTAGGAGTTTAATCGCGCCAGGTGAGTCCGATGATTATATCGATATTGATTTTCGTTATGGACGAATGAAGGCCACGATTAAGTGCAGCCTGCTTGTGAAGATCGAACATCCGAAATTCATTGTACACGGGGATCGAGGGAGCTTTGTCAAATATAGCAGCGGACATCAAAAGAAAACTGGAGATGGACGAACCAGGGTATCCATTGAAGCTGAACCCGAGGATAATTGGGGTACGATTAGTTATGTGGACGATGAGGGAACATCACATACGGAGAAAGTTCCTTCGGAAGCAACGGACTATGGCATCTTATATGATCAACTACTTCAAGCCATTCGACATCACGGTGATAAACCGGTCAAGGATGAAGAGGTTTTATATGTATTGGATATTTTACATGACGGAGTAGAAGCGGCGAAGAGAGCAAAGTGA
- a CDS encoding glycine betaine/L-proline ABC transporter ATP-binding protein yields MTILEVKNVSKLFGPQTEQGLQLLEQGWGKEKLAKEKQITVGVNRVNMDIKEGEIFVIMGLSGSGKSTLVRMFNRLIEPTSGEILVHGKDLRKMNKEQLREVRRKTISMVFQKFALFPHRTVLDNVEYGLEIQKVDKEVRREKAKTSLELVGLKGWEDKMPDELSGGMQQRVGLARALANDPEVLLMDEAFSALDPLIRRDMQDELIELQDKMKKTIIFITHDLDEALRIGDRIALMKDGAVVQIGTPEEIMIQPANSYVARFVEDVDLSKVLTASHVMRRPETITLDRGPRVALELMRERGISNLFVIDRSKKLLGVITAEDATRAMRENKVLNDILITDGPTVAPETLIHELFEMVSSAHVPLAVVGETGRLQGVIVRGALLGALSGEVAVKEELVNDSQNTTSIVD; encoded by the coding sequence ATGACCATACTTGAAGTGAAAAACGTAAGTAAATTGTTTGGACCCCAAACCGAGCAAGGTCTGCAATTACTGGAGCAAGGTTGGGGGAAAGAAAAGTTGGCCAAAGAAAAACAGATAACGGTTGGTGTCAACCGGGTCAACATGGATATTAAGGAAGGCGAAATCTTCGTTATTATGGGACTGTCCGGGAGTGGTAAATCCACACTGGTTCGGATGTTTAATCGTCTGATTGAACCAACATCCGGAGAAATTCTGGTCCATGGTAAGGATCTACGCAAGATGAACAAAGAACAATTGCGCGAAGTGCGTCGGAAAACGATCAGCATGGTCTTCCAGAAGTTTGCGTTATTCCCGCACCGTACCGTTCTTGATAATGTGGAGTATGGATTGGAAATACAGAAAGTAGATAAGGAAGTACGCCGCGAAAAGGCGAAAACCTCACTTGAGCTGGTCGGCCTTAAAGGTTGGGAAGACAAAATGCCAGATGAACTCAGTGGCGGGATGCAGCAACGTGTCGGTTTGGCCCGAGCACTTGCCAATGACCCGGAAGTACTATTGATGGATGAAGCCTTCAGTGCACTTGATCCATTGATTCGCCGTGATATGCAGGATGAATTAATCGAGCTTCAGGATAAAATGAAAAAGACCATTATTTTCATTACCCATGACTTGGACGAAGCGCTGCGCATCGGCGATCGGATTGCACTCATGAAAGACGGCGCAGTTGTGCAGATTGGTACACCGGAAGAAATCATGATTCAACCGGCCAACTCATACGTGGCCCGCTTCGTCGAAGACGTGGATCTGTCCAAGGTCCTTACAGCCTCTCACGTAATGCGTCGCCCTGAAACCATTACGCTTGACCGTGGTCCTCGTGTTGCCCTCGAATTAATGCGCGAACGTGGTATTTCCAACCTGTTTGTCATTGACCGTTCGAAAAAACTGCTTGGTGTCATCACAGCTGAAGATGCTACCCGTGCGATGCGCGAAAATAAAGTATTGAACGACATTCTGATCACGGACGGGCCGACTGTTGCTCCTGAGACCCTGATTCATGAATTGTTCGAAATGGTAAGCTCAGCCCATGTGCCTCTCGCTGTTGTTGGTGAGACTGGCCGTCTGCAAGGTGTTATCGTCCGCGGTGCCCTGCTGGGTGCACTTAGCGGTGAAGTTGCAGTAAAGGAGGAACTTGTGAATGATTCCCAAAATACCACTAGCATCGTGGATTGA
- a CDS encoding glycine betaine ABC transporter substrate-binding protein, whose product MIPKIPLASWIESIVDWMSSSLSGLFNVISVVIQAVVGFFSGLFMLPHPLLFIAILGVLAFLVGRLPLTLFTVIGFLLVDNLGYWSQSMDTLGLVITSGLISILIGVPVGIWLAYSKTAARIITPLLDFMQTMPAFVYLLPAVTFFSLGVVPGVIASVIFAIPPTIRLTHLGIRQVSGELVEAADAFGSTSMQKLFKVQLPLALPTVMSGINQTIMLSLSMVVIASMIGAQGIGAEVYRAVTQLQIGKGFEAGLAVVVLAIVLDRFTQNLFMPGRKKTSRVTAKQKAWITAAATFLVLVAGFSQYFVGGTTSAGGNNSAANAVGEEVNYQIIGIDPGAGIMKSAAKAIEDYKLTDWTLIEGSGAAMTATLDKALKNEEPIIITGWTPHWMFNKYDLKYLEDPEKSFGDAEEIHTIARKGLKEDHPVAFEFLSRFQWTSDEMGEMMTAIQDGTSPEEAAKAYAEKHADQIAEWTKGLTPVNGDAFKLSYVAWDSEIASTNLLKYVMENNLGYKVNALQVEAGPMWTGVASGDVDASPAAWLPLTHADYWERYKDQVDDLGANMTGVRTGLVVPKYMTEVNSIADLETGATSSSAPSASANVGKEVNHQIIGIDPGAGIMRSTASAIEKYGLSDWKLVEGSGAAMTATLDKAVKNKEPVIVTGWTPHWMFNAYDLKYLEDPEGVYGEAEQIHTIARKGLKEDKPVAYEFLDRFSWTTEEMGEIMIAIQNGEDAQQAAAAYAEKHSDQVAEWTKGLTPVNGDPIKLSYVAWDSEIASTNLLEYVLKEKLGYNVTSLQVEIGPMWTGIANGDVDATPAAWLPLTSSDYYNKYKDQIDDLGPNMDGAKTGLVVPTYMDINSIEDLKDN is encoded by the coding sequence ATGATTCCCAAAATACCACTAGCATCGTGGATTGAATCCATCGTTGACTGGATGAGCTCCTCGCTCTCCGGATTGTTTAATGTCATCTCTGTTGTTATTCAGGCAGTGGTCGGATTCTTCTCCGGGCTGTTCATGTTGCCCCATCCGCTTCTGTTCATTGCGATACTGGGTGTTCTAGCGTTCCTTGTGGGTCGCCTCCCACTTACCCTATTTACGGTGATTGGATTCTTGCTCGTAGATAACCTCGGGTACTGGTCCCAATCTATGGACACACTCGGCTTGGTTATTACTTCAGGATTAATCTCCATTCTGATTGGGGTTCCAGTCGGAATCTGGCTGGCATATAGCAAAACTGCAGCACGCATTATTACACCGCTGCTTGACTTCATGCAGACAATGCCTGCATTTGTCTACTTGCTGCCTGCGGTTACATTCTTTAGCCTTGGTGTCGTTCCAGGTGTTATCGCATCCGTTATTTTTGCGATTCCACCAACGATTCGTCTGACTCATCTGGGTATCAGACAGGTATCTGGCGAATTGGTTGAAGCAGCTGATGCTTTCGGCTCGACTTCCATGCAAAAGTTATTTAAAGTACAGCTCCCCCTCGCTCTGCCTACCGTGATGTCCGGTATTAACCAGACGATCATGCTGTCACTATCCATGGTTGTTATTGCATCCATGATCGGTGCACAAGGTATTGGTGCGGAAGTCTATCGTGCGGTAACACAGCTGCAAATCGGTAAAGGTTTCGAAGCCGGTCTAGCCGTTGTTGTACTCGCGATTGTATTGGACCGTTTTACACAAAATCTGTTTATGCCAGGTCGCAAAAAGACCTCACGCGTTACAGCAAAGCAAAAAGCATGGATCACGGCTGCAGCTACATTCCTTGTGCTTGTCGCTGGTTTCTCACAATACTTCGTTGGTGGCACAACTTCCGCTGGTGGCAACAATTCAGCAGCCAATGCTGTAGGTGAAGAAGTAAATTATCAGATTATTGGTATCGATCCAGGGGCTGGTATCATGAAGTCTGCTGCAAAAGCGATTGAAGACTATAAACTGACTGACTGGACTCTTATTGAAGGCTCTGGTGCAGCCATGACAGCCACGCTGGACAAAGCGCTCAAAAATGAAGAACCAATCATCATTACAGGTTGGACTCCGCACTGGATGTTCAACAAATATGATCTAAAATATTTGGAAGACCCTGAGAAATCTTTCGGTGATGCTGAAGAAATTCATACCATCGCTCGTAAAGGTCTGAAAGAAGATCACCCTGTTGCGTTTGAATTCCTGTCCCGTTTCCAATGGACATCGGATGAAATGGGTGAAATGATGACTGCCATTCAGGATGGCACATCCCCAGAAGAAGCCGCGAAAGCATATGCTGAGAAACATGCCGATCAGATTGCTGAGTGGACCAAAGGTCTGACTCCAGTGAACGGTGATGCATTCAAACTTAGCTATGTGGCTTGGGATTCCGAAATCGCAAGTACCAACTTGCTGAAATATGTGATGGAAAACAACTTGGGTTATAAAGTTAATGCTCTTCAAGTCGAAGCTGGACCAATGTGGACGGGTGTTGCCTCAGGCGACGTAGATGCCTCTCCAGCAGCTTGGCTGCCATTGACTCACGCAGACTACTGGGAACGTTACAAAGACCAGGTAGACGATCTGGGTGCCAATATGACAGGTGTACGCACAGGCCTCGTGGTTCCTAAATATATGACTGAAGTGAACTCGATTGCAGATCTGGAGACAGGTGCTACTTCTTCCTCCGCTCCATCGGCAAGTGCCAATGTGGGTAAAGAGGTCAATCATCAAATTATCGGTATCGATCCGGGTGCCGGAATTATGAGATCTACAGCAAGTGCCATTGAGAAATACGGTTTGTCTGACTGGAAACTGGTTGAAGGTTCAGGAGCCGCAATGACAGCTACGCTGGATAAAGCAGTTAAAAATAAGGAACCGGTCATCGTTACTGGTTGGACACCGCATTGGATGTTCAACGCATATGACCTGAAATATCTGGAGGATCCGGAAGGCGTTTACGGTGAAGCCGAACAGATTCATACCATTGCCCGTAAAGGGTTAAAGGAAGACAAACCTGTCGCTTATGAATTCCTTGACCGCTTCTCTTGGACAACTGAAGAGATGGGTGAGATTATGATCGCTATTCAAAATGGAGAAGATGCTCAGCAAGCTGCTGCCGCTTATGCAGAAAAGCATAGTGACCAGGTGGCTGAGTGGACCAAAGGTCTAACTCCAGTGAATGGTGACCCCATCAAACTAAGTTATGTAGCCTGGGACTCCGAAATCGCAAGTACCAACTTGCTGGAGTATGTTCTGAAGGAAAAACTCGGTTACAATGTAACTTCTCTTCAAGTTGAAATCGGTCCAATGTGGACGGGCATCGCCAACGGTGATGTAGATGCTACACCAGCCGCATGGTTACCACTTACTTCATCCGATTATTACAACAAGTATAAGGATCAGATCGATGATCTGGGTCCGAATATGGACGGTGCCAAAACAGGTCTGGTTGTACCAACCTATATGGACATCAACTCTATTGAAGATTTAAAAGATAATTAA
- a CDS encoding DUF5050 domain-containing protein: MKTGYTYVQRTICTLLLFTLIAAVTFGGGGAAQAASLSQSTVYYESDGVLYKVSADGSNTTEVLIDFQGVDLLAAGSYLYYTQTASSTTLLRVPNDGSSDAAETFATDVLSYYTDNGFIYYLDATGTIYRANGNSDASTVTKIADKADTDFPFLVVAKGRAYYNALVNGNTWIVSKTSNGSGAVQRIAAGAVEGRYFTNQAKNELQLMVNTDPYEQYYSTNAVVMYKVNYNTGKATAVNPKAKLDVNAVYSGGWGNNLYVYNKGIDLDNNKDYNYAKGKAFALTTSAKTLQLHNKSVREVSALGTDKVVLIDADKKAYAKTVSGNKVTKSANLNLNNVTYVANQLTNGTPTAAYISGNNGLYSVNTALKVTKLTSDEWDAFHIRDDVAGLFYINAKDQYRLYHVQTGGTGKKVLSDVFLDNILLVTPY; encoded by the coding sequence ATGAAAACAGGGTATACATACGTACAACGCACCATCTGTACATTGCTGTTATTTACACTCATTGCAGCAGTGACATTCGGAGGCGGGGGCGCAGCCCAGGCAGCTTCACTTAGCCAATCTACTGTGTATTATGAGTCCGACGGCGTTTTGTACAAAGTATCCGCGGATGGAAGCAATACAACAGAAGTATTAATTGATTTCCAAGGTGTGGACTTGCTCGCGGCAGGTTCTTATCTCTACTACACACAGACTGCTTCTTCCACAACGTTACTTCGGGTTCCGAATGACGGGTCCAGCGATGCGGCAGAGACATTTGCAACAGATGTGCTCAGCTATTATACGGATAACGGATTCATCTATTATCTGGATGCTACAGGCACGATTTATCGAGCTAATGGCAACAGTGATGCTTCAACTGTCACCAAGATTGCTGACAAGGCCGATACCGATTTTCCGTTTCTCGTGGTAGCCAAGGGGCGGGCTTACTATAATGCACTGGTTAATGGAAACACCTGGATCGTGTCCAAAACGTCCAACGGTTCTGGAGCTGTGCAGCGGATTGCCGCAGGCGCAGTGGAAGGTCGTTATTTTACGAATCAAGCCAAAAACGAACTGCAACTGATGGTTAATACAGACCCATACGAGCAGTACTACTCCACCAATGCTGTTGTCATGTATAAGGTGAATTACAACACGGGCAAAGCCACTGCGGTTAATCCAAAAGCGAAACTGGATGTGAACGCTGTATATTCCGGTGGCTGGGGAAACAATCTTTATGTGTATAACAAGGGAATCGATCTCGACAACAATAAGGATTACAATTATGCCAAAGGCAAAGCGTTTGCGTTAACAACTTCAGCCAAAACACTTCAGCTTCATAACAAAAGCGTTCGGGAAGTAAGTGCCCTAGGTACAGACAAGGTTGTCCTTATTGATGCAGACAAGAAGGCTTATGCCAAAACGGTCTCCGGCAACAAAGTAACCAAGTCCGCCAACCTGAACCTGAACAATGTAACGTATGTTGCGAATCAATTGACCAACGGCACACCTACGGCTGCTTACATCTCGGGCAACAACGGTCTCTATTCGGTCAATACTGCTCTCAAAGTAACCAAACTTACCAGTGACGAATGGGATGCATTCCATATTAGAGATGATGTTGCGGGCCTGTTCTATATCAATGCCAAAGATCAATATCGCTTGTATCACGTGCAAACGGGTGGAACAGGAAAAAAAGTACTAAGTGACGTTTTCCTCGACAATATTCTATTGGTAACACCGTACTAA
- a CDS encoding immunity 17 family protein, with translation MQDQPVLIALFAIAAGIFSLLGGINNWDWFMKSFRAGIFVKTIGRQGARVVYGILGVVLIVIGVLLLLIGKV, from the coding sequence ATGCAAGATCAACCGGTATTAATCGCACTATTTGCCATCGCAGCAGGAATTTTTAGTTTGCTCGGAGGAATTAACAACTGGGACTGGTTTATGAAGAGCTTTCGAGCAGGGATCTTTGTGAAGACCATTGGACGGCAGGGCGCAAGAGTAGTATATGGTATTCTCGGTGTTGTCCTGATTGTCATTGGTGTACTGCTGTTACTGATTGGTAAAGTGTAG
- a CDS encoding Gfo/Idh/MocA family protein, whose translation MNIATIGTGSIVDAILSAINELDDVTCTAMYSRKRETAQELAGKYEVDTIYTDLESLFSDTNVDLIYIASPNSMHYEQAYQALQHGKHVVCEKPFTSTLHEAETLIALAKEKNLLLFEAISNIHLPNIKVIQEQLPKLGPIKLIQCNYSQYSRKYNDLLAGQTPNVFNPQFSGGALMDINIYNLHLVMNLFGSPNAVSYTANQHANGIDTSGVVVLQYPEFIAECVGAKDTNSMNFVLIQGEKGYLHVVGGANGCREIKLQIGNEPAEEYNAQTKSNWLYYEWEAFRDIHASGDHNRCYELLEHSQSVMGVLMGARKDAGIVFAADIQ comes from the coding sequence ATGAATATAGCAACGATTGGTACAGGGTCCATTGTGGATGCCATTTTATCTGCGATAAATGAACTGGATGATGTTACGTGTACAGCGATGTACTCCCGGAAGAGAGAGACAGCACAGGAGCTTGCGGGGAAGTATGAGGTCGATACCATCTATACGGACCTGGAATCCCTATTTTCAGATACCAATGTAGATCTCATTTATATTGCGTCACCGAACAGCATGCATTACGAACAGGCCTATCAGGCACTTCAACATGGCAAACATGTCGTCTGTGAAAAGCCATTCACGTCCACGCTTCACGAAGCAGAAACGCTGATTGCACTTGCAAAAGAAAAGAATCTGTTGCTGTTTGAAGCCATCTCCAACATTCATTTGCCCAATATCAAAGTTATACAGGAGCAACTACCAAAGCTTGGTCCGATCAAACTCATCCAATGTAACTACAGTCAATACTCACGCAAGTACAATGATCTGCTTGCAGGGCAGACACCGAATGTATTTAATCCACAATTTTCTGGTGGAGCGCTGATGGATATCAATATTTATAATCTTCATCTGGTCATGAATCTGTTCGGCAGTCCGAATGCCGTATCGTATACCGCAAACCAACATGCAAACGGCATTGATACATCCGGAGTAGTGGTTCTCCAATATCCAGAGTTTATCGCGGAATGTGTGGGTGCCAAAGATACAAACAGCATGAACTTTGTCCTCATTCAGGGAGAGAAAGGGTATCTTCACGTTGTCGGGGGAGCAAACGGTTGCCGGGAGATCAAGCTTCAGATCGGGAATGAGCCTGCTGAGGAGTATAATGCCCAGACCAAGTCCAATTGGCTATACTATGAGTGGGAAGCGTTCAGGGACATCCATGCAAGTGGGGATCACAACCGGTGTTACGAACTGCTGGAACACAGCCAGTCTGTGATGGGTGTACTGATGGGTGCGCGTAAGGATGCCGGAATTGTATTCGCAGCAGATATACAGTAA